The Plasmodium gaboni strain SY75 chromosome Unknown, whole genome shotgun sequence genome segment TTTGCAAACATAAGTCCCCCATTCTCTAAACCAACGAAACATTTGTGGTACCTCATGTATATTATCGTGGTTTGGACATTTATTATCTTTCTTTTCTTTCATATATTTGCACATCATTGAATTCCaaatatcatttttattttccttcCACCAATTTTCACGTTTCtcttttgtttttgtttgATCATTATCCTTAAATACCTTATCCAAATTTTTACTTATCTTTTTAGAAATTATATCATCTATCATATCATTTCCTTTAAAAATATCTGCTATGTCTGCAAAACTATATTTAATTGCActgaatatattttcagGATGTTTCTCATGTTTTCTAAAAATAGATTCTGTTTCAGTAAAGGCAGCATTGATAAGTTCATTTTTAAGATTTTTTAATCTATCATAACTACTTGTTCCATTAATTCTATTAGAAATATTTCCGAAGCATAATTTTCTTCTCCTTGGAGGAACAATTAACCCTGCGTTTTCCGTTTTTACATCTATAAAAGTCCATGtattatttctttcttCATACGTTCTCGTGAGGCATTTAGGAATTGTACTAATAACATTGCAAAATTTATCCATAGGACATTTATTCAAACCACCTTGTAGAGGTGAATTTTCAGATACACTCAGCCCTCCACCAAATGCACTACCATCAGGAATTCCACTATCTGTAACACTAAGACCTATAGTATTATCATATGTGTTATCTGATGCActaattatattttctcTTTCTTTTGAATCTGTTCCTATAACAGTAAACTCTTTTCCTAAAGTAGATATATTATGAGCATTATTTAGGGAAGTGTTCTTTTCATTTACATCAATTTTAGAATTAATAAAGTTGATATTTCTATTGTCTAATCCATTTGTTATATCTAAACTATTAGTTGGTAATCCGTTTCTTAGATTTAAACCATTGTAATTTATTATGTCATTGCATTCAAcattctttaaatatatatgaatgttcaaaattaataaaaaagagaaaatactatatatttttttcatattgtgaattattaatatgactttttttttttttttttttttggtaaATAGAACcttaattaaatataaaaatatattaatttttatttataaataaataaaaatcaaaataaaaattacactgttatataatataataatataacagtgtttaaataattactattagcattttatataaacatatataatattataaaaatataataattcttaCATCTATTATAGTTcatgtatatttaattcagtaacataaaataaaatttttaaaaacaaataaaaataaatatatataatatttaatttaatttttattaattaaataataattaaaaaatatatattcattaattctattaatttaattacATTATACAAAACAAATTTTATGAGACgttataatatttattttatagaaataaaaagaCATTTTCTCTAAAATTTGTTGTGcaattaaaatatataaataatttgattttattattttaatcaaaaaataaaaaaaaatgaaacaaaataaaataataaaacaaattctcttcattataattacattgcattattattttattttatcttgATGGGtttacatattataatattccatttatatttatttcgttttttttctcttaGAAGAAATATAGGAAAAATTGGGTCgatatataattatacaaaatatatgatatgaaaatatatagacAATACTTAATTCAACACATATACATATCTATTAAAAtctaataatttaatttcttcaatataattatttaaaatttttaattgtattacatatatatatatataatggaaaatgtaaaaacaaataatatattttatttatatattattccatattaatgaataaaatagatataaaaaaaaaacgtTTCAATCACAATGCATGcaatttcttttttttgtaatacacatatatttgtttaaCTTTGTAAcgtaaaaaaaataaaaaataataaataaattaataactaaaaaattataaattattattcatatatttacctttctattttttataaaagaacacgaaatataataatattataaatacacattaattatatatattttttttttttaaaaaataataaacaaaatatttattatttattaagGTTAATAATTAAGATTCcataatatttctattttaattatatttctttaaaatattttttgtgCACCTCATACgaaattttattttataatatatacaaaatgttatattataagcgtaaattattatatttcttttgaatatattataatatgaaatttattattataatgcATATTgaaatgaattaaatatacaaaaaaaataacaaaaacaataaataaaataataatatatactaatataaaaataaaataattaaataacccaaataaacataattttataatataaattatatacaggacaaaatataacatatatagaaaagagaagaaattaaaataataatttcaattatttttaagaaGAAAATGTGCATAACAGAAAAACGTCTTttgttataaatatatatcaacattatttttattattaattattaaaattttattatttattttttttttttttacgatttttatattcatataatattttaatagaaaaaaataatggAATCATTAAAAATCACAAAATATTCTAAGatattattcaaaataatatattgttttaCTTTTCTTATTCCTTCTTTATTTagtaaaataatataaaaattttattgTTTAATAAACGTCTGAATATATACCAGTATAATAATCATTGGTGAAATCTTTGAGATTTAATTATATctataatttataaatttatatgttctttattataattaatgCAATTATATCCTGAATCATTTGaattatctttttcatattatttagaAAGTATATTACTCATTAATGTTTTAtctatttcttttattttgttatatatatatatattttttttttttttttttttgaaagatttattctttttttatttacaatataaatatattcttatgaatcattattcattatatttataatttcttctAATCTAAGACATAAGATTTAACTAAATTATGCAgcaaataaaataaagtCATAATAACATTCCTTATTCACAAAAGAGCTTcgattattattatatttctttctatttataatttacttatttaaaagatggattcataaataaaatattctttatattgtttttaaattttttttttttttttttatgttttttttaaagtgaaattataatatttataatttctcTTTAAAATTCATTTGcataatttaataaatattattaattcatTAATTGAAAATGCTTCAAAAACAtatatccatatatatatatatatatatatattatatatatattttcaagagtgataaaaaaaaactataCCTTATTTCAAACCCtataaatacatatgaaaacaaaaattattttccATAAGAAATAATCCTATgcatttttaatttattataaattaaatttatatttataattttacaATAAGGATAATGTAAATTTTGAAATAATTGGATAAACttattttctaaatttAGAAAGAAGCTGGAAATAGAATTTATGTCTTctagaaaaagaaaaatatttattttcttaattattatttatttttaaatatactTAAATACATTCATGTAATATCTAtactatttatattgttttttaactttgaaatatatttttagaatgcaacaaaataaaatatacatattatatacatatatagTTTGTGCTTTTCTTTTTTGGGATAActataaaaagaaaaaaaaaaaacaaaaaaaaattctatataaaataatttgaaaCATATTGTAATCAATTTTgatcataataaatattatgaatatatattatttgcttttaaaaatgtaatCCTAAGTAGAAACaattttcttataaaacaaaatcaaataaattGTGATAAACGTTTTGTATTAAATGATTAAATACAAAAGAGAATAATGAGACACAACAcatattttcttcaaaaaaaaaaaaaaacattctaattaaataatttaataatacCATATACTTATctataaaacatataaaattacatacatttttatttttattaggaactcaaatattaaaaattcatattattaaagtgtaatattttcaaaCTTTAGCAggattttttaaaaaaaaaaaaaagaagacaattatttatatttattaatttttataaatatctATTAATAAAACTTTTGTGtacaaaaattatatttacggttatatttattttccattttggattaatatatctttatatatatcaaatattttGAGATGAAAGCATATGAAATTTCCATAATGTAGTAatgtaattataaaaaattataaaaataatgttgttttgtttttataaatatatattatataaaaaatataaataacgaaaaaagaagatataattttttatctGTGGTAAATCAACATATTAattgttaaaaaaaaaaaaaaaaagaaattaattaataaatatatatatgtattttttgtatgtacatatatgtttatttatttatttgaaataAACGTGTTATATCTCCAGTTAAATCTTTTAAAAGAGattcaaaattatttttg includes the following:
- a CDS encoding duffy binding-like merozoite surface protein → MKKIYSIFSFLLILNIHIYLKNVECNDIINYNGLNLRNGLPTNSLDITNGLDNRNINFINSKIDVNEKNTSLNNAHNISTLGKEFTVIGTDSKERENIISASDNTYDNTIGLSVTDSGIPDGSAFGGGLSVSENSPLQGGLNKCPMDKFCNVISTIPKCLTRTYEERNNTWTFIDVKTENAGLIVPPRRRKLCFGNISNRINGTSSYDRLKNLKNELINAAFTETESIFRKHEKHPENIFSAIKYSFADIADIFKGNDMIDDIISKKISKNLDKVFKDNDQTKTKEKRENWWKENKNDIWNSMMCKYMKEKKDNKCPNHDNIHEVPQMFRWFREWGTYVCK